The Pseudomonas parafulva genome window below encodes:
- a CDS encoding LysE family translocator — MTLADNLLAFTLAATVLTITPGLDTALILRTSAVEGRVQGLRAALGINAGCFIWGAAVAFGLGALIAVSELAYDILKYCGAAYLAWLGLNMLLRPRQSLAPAEQDARPTRNWFLRGMLGNLLNPKIGIFYVSFLPQFIPQGAPLITWTFGLVAIHVVLGLLWAAALIGATRSLSGVLRKGSVVSWMDRTTGVLFILFAARLALSRR; from the coding sequence ATGACCCTCGCCGATAACCTGCTTGCCTTTACCCTCGCCGCCACAGTGTTGACCATCACCCCAGGCCTGGACACGGCCCTGATCCTCAGAACCTCGGCCGTCGAAGGCCGCGTGCAGGGGCTGCGCGCCGCGCTGGGTATCAACGCCGGCTGCTTCATCTGGGGCGCGGCGGTGGCCTTCGGTCTCGGCGCCTTGATCGCCGTGTCGGAACTGGCCTACGACATACTCAAGTACTGCGGCGCGGCCTATCTGGCATGGTTGGGCCTGAACATGCTGCTGCGCCCCCGGCAGTCGTTGGCCCCGGCCGAGCAGGACGCACGGCCCACGCGGAACTGGTTCCTCAGGGGCATGCTCGGCAATCTGCTCAATCCGAAGATCGGCATCTTCTATGTGTCGTTCTTGCCGCAGTTCATCCCCCAAGGGGCACCGCTGATCACCTGGACCTTTGGTCTGGTAGCCATTCATGTGGTGCTCGGCCTGCTCTGGGCCGCGGCATTGATCGGCGCCACCCGCTCGTTGTCCGGTGTGCTGCGCAAGGGCTCGGTGGTCTCATGGATGGATCGCACCACCGGCGTGCTGTTCATCCTGTTCGCTGCCCGGCTGGCGTTGAGCCGCCGTTAA